From Clarias gariepinus isolate MV-2021 ecotype Netherlands chromosome 2, CGAR_prim_01v2, whole genome shotgun sequence, one genomic window encodes:
- the slc41a2a gene encoding LOW QUALITY PROTEIN: solute carrier family 41 member 2 (The sequence of the model RefSeq protein was modified relative to this genomic sequence to represent the inferred CDS: inserted 2 bases in 1 codon) — protein sequence MKTMDSVGSFNQHEGKWTSADLEVRDDERQIISSPWYGGVDKCWGLTHSNTRNIDKGYSEVDPLLPNDTLWPSVHDEENMPNAAQAMPSESICTMVLQILAPFLLAGFGTVMAGMLLDIVQHWEVFQKVSEIFILVPALLGMKGNLEMTLASRLSTMVNVGKISSSREKGKLIIGNLALKQVQATVLGFLTALAASVLGLFLDEKLTMNDAALLCCSSVVTAFLASFLQGIIMVGVIIGSKKTGINPDNIAAPIAASFGDLITLGLLAIISQKLFSCIEIYPYVIYVVCVLFLCLTPIWVMISFCHSESHKLLYNGWEPIITAMVISSMGGLILDKTLSDSNLAGIAFYTPVINGVGGNLAAIQSSRIATYLHFHCSLGTLPEDAKRYYFPFRMFYGKGYSNRTARVLMLLAIPGHVVFLFIIYLIQGASTSPTPTFLSLYLVAALTQVFLLLCIADWMVHCLWKCGRDPDSFSIPYLTALGDLLGTGLLALXVFLLWVINDKDTLLGD from the exons ATGAAGACCATGGATTCAGTTGGTAGTTTTAATCAGCATGAGGGAAAATGGACCTCAGCTGATTTAGAAGTTAGAGATGATGAGAGGCAGATTATTTCTTCTCCATGGTATGGAGGAGTTGACAAATGCTGGGGTCTTACCCACAGTAACACTAGAAATATAGACAAGGGGTACTCTGAGGTGGACCCATTGCTTCCAAATGATACTTTGTGGCCCTCAGTCCACGATGAGGAAAACATGCCAAATGCTGCTCAGGCCATGCCAAGCGAATCAATCTGTACCATGGTGCTTCAGATCCTGGCTCCATTCCTCCTGGCAGGCTTTGGTACAGTGATGGCTGGCATGCTGCTGGACATTGTGCAA CACTGGGAAGTGTTTCAGAAAGTCTCAGAGATCTTTATCTTGGTGCCAGCATTACTTGGCATGAAAGGTAACCTGGAGATGACACTGGCATCAAGACTGTCTACCATG GTAAATGTTGGGAAAATTAGCTCCTCAAGAGAAAAGGGGAAACTAATCATTGGAAATCTTGCCCTCAAGCAG GTACAGGCCACAGTCCTGGGTTTCCTTACTGCGTTGGCAGCTTCTGTACTTGGATTGTTTCTGGATGAGAAATTAACCATGAATGATGCAGCATTGTTATGCTGCTCTAGTGTAGTGACAGCATTCCTGGCATCATTTTTGCAag GTATCATTATGGTGGGTGTGATTATTGGTTCAAAGAAGACTGGGATTAATCCAGATAACATAGCAGCACCAATTGCGGCTAGTTTTGGTGACCTCATAACTTTGGGGTTACTTGCCATCATCAGTCAAAAGCTTTTCTCTTGCATTG aGATCTACCCGTATGTTATCTACGTAGTATGTGTCCTCTTTCTGTGCCTGACACCAATCTGGGTAATGATTTCCTTCTGTCACTCTGAGAGCCACAAACTGCTGTATAATGGTTGGGAACCCATTATCACAGCCATGGTTATCAGCAG CATGGGTGGACTTATCCTGGACAAGACCCTTAGTGATTCAAATTTAGCAGGAATAGCATTTTACACACCTGTGATAAATG GTGTCGGTGGTAACCTGGCTGCTATCCAGTCCAGTCGGATAGCCACGTATCTTCATTTTCACTGCTCCCTGGGAACGTTGCCTGAGGATGCAAAGCGCTACTACTTTCCATTCCGTATGTTTTACGGcaaag GATATAGCAACAGAACGGCGCGGGTGCTGATGCTTCTTGCCATTCCAGGCCATGTGGTCTTTCTCTTCATAATTTATCTAATACAAGGTGCCAGCACCAGTCCAACACCAACCTTCCTCTCCCTTTACTTGGTTGCAGCTCTAACACAG GTGTTTCTACTGTTGTGCATAGCTGACTGGATGGTTCATTGCTTGTGGAAGTGTGGCCGAGACCCAGATAGCTTTTCTATCCCCTATTTGACAGCGTTGGGAGATCTACTGGGTACTGGCCTGTTAGCTCT TGTGTTCTTGTTGTGGGTGATCAATGACAAGGACACATTACTGGGTGACTAA